Proteins encoded in a region of the Isosphaeraceae bacterium EP7 genome:
- a CDS encoding DUF6174 domain-containing protein — translation MIALIAGCGGQEVTPERLGAARQTWQRARVDDYDLEWTSTGARNVHYRVFVRNGEVEAIYSVLPDGREVVARPGEPKYFGVDGLFRTIDDDLAQLGSANPFGQPAGTKIVLRFRPDPTYGYPMSYRCDVLGTPQTRALDVRKFVPNPGRAIPPPGPS, via the coding sequence ATGATTGCGCTCATCGCCGGCTGCGGCGGCCAGGAGGTCACCCCCGAGCGGCTCGGGGCCGCCCGCCAGACCTGGCAACGCGCCCGAGTGGACGACTACGACCTGGAATGGACGAGCACCGGCGCCCGCAACGTGCATTACCGCGTCTTCGTGCGAAACGGCGAGGTCGAGGCGATCTACAGCGTCCTTCCCGATGGCCGCGAGGTCGTGGCCAGGCCGGGCGAGCCGAAATACTTCGGGGTCGACGGCCTCTTCCGCACGATCGACGACGACCTGGCGCAGCTCGGGTCGGCCAATCCCTTCGGGCAGCCGGCCGGGACGAAGATCGTGCTACGCTTCCGGCCGGATCCGACCTATGGTTATCCGATGAGCTATCGGTGCGACGTCCTGGGCACGCCGCAGACCCGCGCCCTGGATGTGCGCAAGTTCGTCCCGAACCCGGGCCGAGCGATCCCACCGCCGGGGCCGAGCTGA
- a CDS encoding class I SAM-dependent methyltransferase, with amino-acid sequence MNEQETTRQDRQWSRHAARYDELFLDPFRPGVVNPLLAMLDAVDAPTTKTVADLGCGTGPLLPYLVGRFGTVIALDFAPAMIRRSQARLGALASRVTFHVRAMDELSDYAGKLDLAVAVNSLVMPDVREIDRTLRAIRATLRPGGVFAGVVPSIDAIHYHTMLLMDQALDTGAEPEAAERSAAFLAEHTYYDFAIGRFEFRGLRQKFWQPFELKHRMARAGFTSIELDQVLYPWDENMAGFEQLSGHPRSWDWSFVARA; translated from the coding sequence GTGAATGAGCAAGAGACGACTCGCCAGGACCGCCAGTGGAGCCGTCACGCGGCACGCTACGACGAGCTGTTCCTCGACCCGTTCCGCCCCGGGGTCGTCAACCCGCTGCTGGCCATGCTTGACGCTGTGGACGCGCCGACCACGAAGACGGTGGCCGACCTGGGCTGCGGCACGGGCCCCCTGCTGCCGTACCTGGTGGGGCGATTCGGAACCGTGATCGCGCTGGACTTCGCCCCGGCGATGATCCGGCGGTCGCAGGCCAGGCTGGGGGCCCTGGCCTCGCGGGTGACCTTCCACGTGCGAGCGATGGACGAGCTGAGTGATTACGCCGGCAAGCTCGACCTGGCGGTGGCGGTCAACTCGCTGGTGATGCCCGACGTGCGCGAGATCGACCGGACGCTGCGGGCGATCCGCGCCACGTTGCGGCCCGGCGGCGTCTTCGCGGGGGTTGTCCCCTCGATCGACGCGATCCACTATCACACGATGTTGCTGATGGACCAGGCCCTGGACACGGGCGCCGAGCCCGAGGCGGCCGAGCGGTCTGCGGCGTTCCTGGCCGAGCACACCTACTACGACTTCGCCATCGGCCGATTCGAGTTCCGCGGCCTGCGCCAGAAGTTCTGGCAGCCGTTCGAGCTGAAGCACCGGATGGCCCGCGCGGGATTCACCTCGATCGAGCTGGATCAGGTCCTCTACCCCTGGGACGAGAACATGGCCGGGTTCGAGCAGCTCTCGGGCCACCCCCGGAGCTGGGACTGGTCGTTCGTGGCGCGCGCCTGA
- a CDS encoding EAL domain-containing protein, giving the protein MSQCSRCAVTPAPLPESGTLFVSLPLAHTQGKIRSLLTQIELGFEATGSGLLGIPIAPGVLPLLARSLAEVLSLGEQADAKTLILRDGACLSIDDLTAMQPLGTLLARIRGNWLIELLKENRMVSHFQPIVRAGDPEVVFAQECLLRGLGDDGSLIPPDRLYRAAREADLMFPLDRAARLTAIRSAAAQGLDRDESRLFINFNPTAIYDPNFCLRTTVAALNETAFRPERVVFEIVESDRIEDLGHLRRIVHFYREAGFKVALDDLGSGFGSLKLLAELRPDFVKLDMELIRGVDGDSYKAGIVAKLLELARDLGIETVAEGIETEGESAWVRDHGADYMQGYFFARPTATPARSRHPAVASL; this is encoded by the coding sequence ATGTCGCAATGCTCACGGTGTGCGGTCACCCCAGCCCCGCTGCCCGAATCCGGGACCCTCTTCGTGTCCCTGCCGCTGGCTCATACCCAGGGCAAGATCCGGTCGCTGCTCACCCAGATTGAACTCGGGTTCGAGGCGACCGGCTCCGGGCTGCTGGGCATCCCCATCGCCCCAGGTGTCCTCCCCCTCCTGGCCAGGTCGCTCGCCGAAGTCCTGAGCCTGGGCGAGCAGGCCGACGCGAAGACCTTGATCCTCCGCGACGGTGCTTGCCTGTCGATCGACGACCTGACGGCGATGCAGCCCCTGGGCACGCTGCTCGCCCGGATCCGCGGGAACTGGCTCATCGAGCTGCTGAAGGAGAACCGGATGGTCTCCCACTTTCAGCCGATCGTCCGGGCCGGTGACCCCGAGGTTGTCTTCGCCCAAGAGTGCCTGCTGCGCGGTCTGGGCGACGATGGATCGCTGATCCCGCCCGACCGGCTCTACCGGGCGGCACGCGAGGCCGACCTGATGTTCCCGCTGGACAGGGCCGCGAGGCTGACGGCGATCCGCTCGGCCGCGGCCCAGGGGCTCGACCGCGACGAGTCGCGCCTCTTCATCAACTTCAACCCGACGGCCATCTACGACCCGAATTTCTGCCTCCGCACGACCGTCGCCGCGCTGAACGAGACGGCCTTCCGGCCCGAGCGGGTGGTTTTCGAGATCGTTGAGAGCGATCGGATCGAGGATCTGGGCCACCTGAGGCGGATCGTCCACTTCTACCGCGAGGCCGGCTTCAAGGTGGCGCTGGACGACCTGGGATCGGGCTTCGGCTCGCTGAAATTGCTGGCCGAGCTGCGGCCCGATTTCGTCAAGCTCGACATGGAGCTGATCCGGGGCGTCGACGGCGACAGCTACAAGGCAGGCATCGTCGCCAAGCTCCTGGAACTGGCCCGGGACCTGGGGATCGAGACGGTGGCCGAGGGGATCGAGACCGAGGGCGAGAGCGCCTGGGTGCGCGACCACGGCGCCGATTACATGCAAGGTTACTTCTTTGCCAGGCCGACGGCGACGCCCGCCCGCTCGCGCCATCCGGCCGTGGCGAGCCTCTAG
- a CDS encoding DUF1559 domain-containing protein, with product MIRKRSGFTLIELLVVISIIAVLIALLLPAVQSAREAARRAQCVNNLKQFGLALHNYHDVNGAFPIGNAMNVATNDKTNLSQHTRLLPFMEQTVIANSINFNLNSTMPGNSTALVTSVGIFVCPSDSANVLPAGWAGVNYRFNHGTIPLNAFGPQDTSAVNTAMPAPNGTFFLDFRVGMAEITDGTSNTAAMSEHIKGDFSNSISTELSDTYRPGTYPANADEAVSMCRQVDVLDLSKQGNSNVGAPWMSDSHTGTRYYHTGVPGSRSCMYPPQRISTTANSRHPGGVNVTMADGSVRFVKTTISVQTWRAAGTRNGGEVISADSY from the coding sequence ATGATTCGCAAGCGTTCAGGCTTCACACTGATCGAGCTCCTCGTGGTGATCTCCATCATTGCCGTCCTCATTGCCCTCCTCCTGCCAGCCGTTCAATCGGCCAGGGAGGCCGCTCGGCGTGCGCAGTGCGTCAACAATCTCAAGCAATTCGGTCTCGCTCTGCATAACTATCACGACGTTAACGGGGCGTTTCCGATCGGCAACGCCATGAACGTCGCGACCAATGACAAGACGAACTTATCTCAGCACACGCGTCTGCTCCCGTTCATGGAGCAAACGGTGATTGCTAATTCGATCAACTTCAATCTCAACTCGACCATGCCCGGGAACTCGACTGCTCTGGTGACCAGCGTCGGCATCTTCGTCTGCCCTAGCGACTCGGCGAATGTGCTGCCCGCGGGTTGGGCGGGAGTCAATTACCGGTTCAACCACGGGACGATCCCGCTGAACGCCTTCGGGCCGCAGGATACCTCCGCCGTGAACACCGCGATGCCCGCGCCCAACGGCACCTTCTTCCTGGACTTCCGCGTCGGGATGGCCGAAATCACCGACGGAACCAGCAACACCGCCGCGATGAGTGAGCATATCAAGGGCGATTTTAGCAACTCGATCTCGACGGAGTTATCCGACACCTACCGCCCGGGGACCTACCCGGCCAACGCCGACGAGGCGGTCAGCATGTGCCGCCAGGTCGATGTCCTGGACCTTTCCAAGCAGGGCAACTCCAACGTCGGCGCACCTTGGATGTCGGACAGCCACACAGGCACGCGTTACTACCACACCGGCGTGCCGGGCTCGCGGTCGTGCATGTACCCGCCGCAGCGGATCAGCACCACCGCCAACAGCCGCCACCCCGGAGGCGTCAACGTCACCATGGCCGACGGCTCGGTCAGGTTCGTGAAGACCACGATCAGCGTCCAGACCTGGCGAGCCGCCGGCACTCGCAATGGTGGCGAGGTCATCAGCGCCGACAGCTACTGA
- a CDS encoding carboxymuconolactone decarboxylase family protein yields MRTIKLLATGLLLASANATYADSPRPVPLTRPEMKQLLEDMKSRKPRIPLPELSAEEKEKLGERGAGYESRIRALYLPAGEGFGFGGNRPASAGNAQTPANPRTQPGQFGRNTDPNQSLDYAFKTELFWIVSRTNNCQYCLGHQESKLLAAGLKEDEIAALDGDWSEFTPAQRAAFAFARKLTFEPYNLSDADIASLRKDYTDLQILEMIMSVAGNNAINRWKEGAGVPQSANGGNFGRRTEPTTEQNAAHQSYLTPTAEKYLSRITKVAPVVNDPTSGKPTVLTVCDRPPLEPRAEVEKALQVARTRGPRLPLLDEAKAETVLSEALPSGDLPQWARLLANFPREGVRLATGIRNADEKGDLTPLLKAQVSWIIARQDRAWYATGQAKRRLESLGLSADQIYSLDGDLSSFTPSDRALFVVARKLAASPVVLTDEDVALAVKLAGPRDTVQLINYTTNRASFDRITEAAGLQVEK; encoded by the coding sequence GTGAGAACGATCAAGCTCCTCGCGACCGGCCTGTTGCTGGCATCGGCCAACGCCACATACGCCGACTCGCCTCGGCCCGTCCCGCTGACCCGGCCCGAGATGAAGCAGCTTCTCGAAGACATGAAATCGCGCAAACCACGCATTCCACTCCCTGAGCTGAGCGCCGAGGAGAAGGAGAAACTCGGGGAGCGTGGCGCGGGCTACGAAAGTCGAATCCGCGCCCTTTACCTGCCGGCCGGCGAGGGATTCGGCTTCGGAGGAAACCGTCCGGCGTCCGCCGGGAATGCACAGACACCCGCCAATCCCCGGACTCAGCCCGGCCAGTTCGGTAGGAACACTGACCCGAACCAGTCTCTGGACTATGCCTTCAAGACCGAACTGTTCTGGATCGTCTCGCGGACCAACAACTGCCAGTATTGCCTCGGCCACCAGGAGTCGAAACTGCTCGCCGCCGGCTTGAAAGAAGATGAGATCGCCGCCCTGGACGGCGATTGGTCGGAGTTCACTCCCGCACAGCGGGCGGCCTTCGCCTTCGCCCGCAAATTGACGTTCGAGCCCTACAACCTGTCCGACGCGGATATCGCCTCCCTGCGCAAGGATTACACCGACCTCCAGATCCTGGAGATGATCATGTCGGTCGCGGGCAACAATGCGATCAACCGCTGGAAGGAGGGGGCCGGGGTCCCTCAGTCCGCGAACGGCGGCAATTTCGGCAGGAGGACTGAGCCGACCACGGAGCAAAACGCGGCCCATCAGAGCTACCTGACGCCGACCGCCGAGAAATATCTCAGCCGGATCACCAAGGTCGCCCCGGTCGTGAACGATCCCACGTCCGGCAAGCCGACCGTGTTGACCGTATGCGACCGACCGCCGCTGGAGCCACGAGCCGAAGTTGAAAAGGCCCTGCAGGTAGCCCGAACGCGAGGCCCGCGCTTGCCGCTGCTGGATGAGGCAAAGGCTGAGACGGTGCTATCCGAAGCCCTGCCGTCGGGGGATTTGCCGCAGTGGGCGAGGCTGCTGGCCAACTTCCCCCGCGAGGGCGTCCGGCTCGCCACGGGAATCCGCAACGCCGACGAGAAGGGCGACCTTACGCCGCTGCTGAAGGCACAGGTCAGCTGGATCATCGCCCGGCAAGATCGCGCGTGGTACGCGACCGGCCAGGCCAAGAGGCGACTCGAATCGCTGGGCCTATCCGCCGACCAGATCTACAGCCTCGACGGCGATCTGTCGTCGTTCACACCCAGCGATCGGGCACTTTTTGTGGTCGCCCGTAAGCTGGCCGCCTCCCCCGTCGTGCTTACGGATGAGGATGTCGCTCTCGCCGTTAAGCTTGCCGGGCCGCGTGACACAGTCCAGCTCATCAATTACACGACGAACCGTGCGTCGTTCGATCGCATCACCGAGGCGGCCGGGCTCCAGGTTGAGAAATAA
- a CDS encoding FliA/WhiG family RNA polymerase sigma factor: MSTKLDVDVTELWREFKEQPTTPLRNRLVERYLPLVKYNAERIWQRLPEGVDLDDLISAGVFGLMDAIDAFDLTRGVKFETYCVPRIRGAMLDELRTMDWVPRLVRSKHTKMEEARKSLEAQHGRPPTDVELAERLGLPPGEFDKMAADANAVGLISLNKKWYETDSYKDVREIDILEDKKGEDPTRRLQRKDLMRMVTKGLNRNERLIIILYYYEELTMKEIGATLDLSESRVSQMHSSIISRLQSQLSARRPEFGT; this comes from the coding sequence ATGTCAACCAAGCTGGATGTGGACGTCACGGAACTCTGGCGTGAGTTCAAGGAACAGCCGACCACACCACTCCGCAACCGGCTGGTGGAGCGTTACCTCCCCCTGGTCAAGTACAACGCCGAGCGGATCTGGCAACGCCTGCCCGAGGGCGTCGACCTGGACGACCTGATCTCCGCGGGCGTCTTCGGCCTGATGGACGCCATCGACGCGTTCGACCTGACCCGCGGGGTCAAGTTCGAGACGTACTGCGTCCCCCGGATCCGCGGGGCCATGCTCGACGAGCTGCGGACGATGGACTGGGTCCCCCGCCTGGTGCGTTCCAAGCACACCAAGATGGAGGAGGCCCGCAAGTCGCTCGAGGCCCAGCACGGCCGCCCGCCGACGGACGTCGAGCTGGCCGAGCGCCTGGGCCTGCCGCCGGGCGAGTTCGACAAGATGGCCGCCGATGCCAACGCCGTCGGCCTCATCAGCCTCAACAAGAAGTGGTACGAGACCGACAGCTACAAGGACGTCCGCGAGATCGACATCCTCGAGGACAAGAAGGGGGAGGACCCGACCCGGAGGCTCCAGCGCAAGGACCTGATGCGCATGGTGACCAAGGGGCTCAACCGCAACGAGCGTCTGATCATCATCCTCTACTATTATGAAGAGCTGACGATGAAGGAGATTGGCGCCACGCTCGACCTGAGCGAGTCGCGGGTCTCGCAGATGCACTCGTCGATCATCAGCCGCCTCCAGTCCCAGCTCTCCGCCCGCCGGCCCGAATTCGGCACCTGA
- the flhF gene encoding flagellar biosynthesis protein FlhF produces the protein MRKTEPQTTPRTYRAATLKGALALVRRDLGGGATILGSREVRRRRIFGLGSRELVEVTAASASPAEPPAVAVPQAHHREAHEAVRAGVGDRLGRLHAAVEDLARMGRLDHLLPDLPSPLVPIYASLLEADVPEGLARRLAKHVAELVDPEEAERPDSLRRALVLAVESCIPVAPPILAIPGTRRVIALVGPTGVGKTTTVAKLAASFKLAHGLHTGLVTVDTYRIAAVEQLRTYAEIIDLPLSVANTPADMRRAIDELGEVDLVLIDTAGRSPRDEVKIRELADFLAEARPDEVHLVLSAAAGARSLKAAVDRFAVARADRLILTKLDEADGLGGVLGLLAQADRPVSYITTGQAVPDDIEGADRSRLARLILGQEVLP, from the coding sequence GTGCGAAAGACCGAGCCGCAGACGACGCCCCGGACCTACCGGGCGGCCACGCTCAAAGGGGCCCTGGCCCTGGTGCGACGAGACCTCGGGGGCGGGGCCACCATCCTCGGATCGCGCGAGGTCCGCCGCCGTCGGATCTTCGGCCTGGGCAGCCGCGAACTGGTCGAGGTCACCGCCGCATCGGCCTCGCCGGCCGAGCCGCCGGCCGTGGCGGTGCCGCAGGCGCACCACCGCGAGGCCCACGAGGCGGTCCGCGCCGGGGTTGGCGACCGGCTCGGCAGGCTGCACGCCGCGGTCGAGGACCTGGCCCGGATGGGCCGGCTCGACCACCTGCTGCCCGACCTGCCGTCCCCCTTGGTCCCGATCTATGCGAGCCTGCTGGAGGCCGACGTGCCCGAGGGGCTGGCCCGCCGCCTGGCGAAGCACGTGGCCGAGCTGGTCGACCCCGAGGAGGCCGAGCGGCCCGATTCGCTCCGCCGCGCCCTGGTGCTGGCCGTCGAGTCGTGCATCCCGGTGGCCCCGCCCATCCTGGCCATCCCCGGCACCAGGCGCGTCATCGCGCTGGTCGGGCCGACCGGCGTGGGCAAGACGACCACCGTGGCCAAGCTCGCCGCAAGCTTCAAGCTAGCCCACGGCTTGCACACCGGCCTGGTCACCGTCGACACCTACCGGATCGCCGCCGTCGAGCAGCTGCGCACGTATGCAGAGATCATCGACCTGCCCCTCTCGGTGGCCAATACCCCGGCCGACATGCGCCGGGCGATCGACGAGCTGGGGGAGGTGGACCTGGTGCTCATCGACACCGCCGGGCGCAGCCCGCGCGACGAGGTGAAGATCCGCGAGCTGGCCGACTTCCTGGCCGAGGCCCGCCCCGACGAGGTCCACCTGGTCCTCAGCGCCGCGGCCGGAGCCCGGAGCCTGAAGGCGGCCGTCGACCGGTTCGCCGTGGCCCGGGCCGACCGCCTGATCCTGACCAAGCTCGACGAGGCCGACGGCCTCGGCGGGGTCCTCGGGCTGCTGGCCCAGGCCGACCGCCCCGTCAGCTACATCACCACCGGCCAGGCCGTGCCCGACGACATCGAGGGCGCGGACCGGTCCAGGCTCGCTCGGCTGATCCTCGGCCAGGAGGTCTTGCCATGA